The DNA segment CTTTTGTGACCGTCAAGAATAATGGTAAAAAATCCCTTTAAAATCCATATGATTGTGATAAAATGATACCAGGGTCAAAAGGTCATGCGTTTCATGCTCGCATGAAAAAGCATGAATAGATACAGATGGTCAATAGAATGAATACAATTGGGAGATTTCGTTATGACTGCAGGAGAAAAGATCAGATATTATAGAGAGATGTATGGACTATCGCAGGAAAAACTCGGTCAGCTTGCCGATATCAATTCTGCGACGATAAAAAAATACGAGTACGGAATCCGAAACCCGAAGATTGAGCAGCTGAAAAAAATTGCAGATGCTTTTGGTATCAGTATCTGTCTTTTTCTTGATTTTGATATCGAGACAGTCTCCGATATTATGTCCCTACTCTTTAAACTGGAGGATGAGACAGATATGTGTTTTGAAGCAATACAAGATGATGCCGGAAACTTTATCCCCGAAAGTGTAAAACTCTCTTTTCAAAACCAGGATATCAACGAAAGACTCTGCACCTATCTAAAAGAGAAACATTCACTGGAAGAAAAGTGCCAAAAGGCCAGAACCCCCTTGGATGATGAACTTACAAAACTAAAAATGCATCTGTCGGATGATTCTATGGTAACGAAAAAAAAGAAGCACTGCTAGTTACAGTACCTCTTTTTTCTATCTATGGTTACCTGACATCACAAGTCATACTTTGAACTTATGTCCATAAGAGCGTGTGCCATGCGAATTTCTTTCCTGACTTTCAGCACTGAAGAGGGTGCCACGGACAGTTCATCTGCACCCATCCGCACAAATTCCTCCGTAAGTGTCACATCGGCCGCAAGTTCCCCACAGATTCCCGCCCAGATACCTGCTTTATGGGCATTGTCCATGACCATACGGATCATACGCAGAACTGCCTCGTGGTGCGGATTGTAGAACTCATCGAGAATTTCGCTTCGCCGGTCAATCGCCAGTGTGTATTGTGTCAGATCGTTGGTGCCGATGCTGAAGAACTCTACGAGAGGGGCAAGCCGATCG comes from the Blautia liquoris genome and includes:
- a CDS encoding helix-turn-helix domain-containing protein is translated as MTAGEKIRYYREMYGLSQEKLGQLADINSATIKKYEYGIRNPKIEQLKKIADAFGISICLFLDFDIETVSDIMSLLFKLEDETDMCFEAIQDDAGNFIPESVKLSFQNQDINERLCTYLKEKHSLEEKCQKARTPLDDELTKLKMHLSDDSMVTKKKKHC